Part of the Halomarina litorea genome is shown below.
AACCCCGGGGGCTTGACGCCACTGAGTTAGCAACCCAGCGCCTTGGGCCAGGCTTGGCTACCACAACTCGCGTGTGTACTCGCGCCCTGTGAGCCGACTCGGCTCCGGACTCGGGACCCGACGCCCCTGCACTGATTGCATACGACAAAACCCAGTGGCCGTACTTAAACACACCGAATCGCCGAACGCGTGTGAGATGGTTACAGTCTGTCGACAGTGACCGTGTCGGGGGCGACGGTCCGTCCCCTCAGGCGCCGATGTACTCCTCGTTGACGACCCAGTCGCCGTCGCCGTCTCGAACCATGTACTCGCCGTAGTACGGCACGCGGTTGTGGACCACCTCGCGGAACGCCTCGCGAATCTCCCCGCGCGTCATCTCGCCCATCGTGCGCAGGTCGTCGTTGCGGTTGAGACAGCCCTTCAGGTACCCCTCGTGCGTGACGCGCACGCGATGGCAGTTCGCACAGAAGTCCTCGTTGCCCACGGGGTCGACGACTTCGACCATCCCGCCGTCAATCCAGTAGCGCCGCCGGTCGTGCATGTCGCGGAACTCGACGCGGTCCGCCTGTTCCTCCAGCCAGCCGTGGACTCGCTCGATGTCCACCGCCCACTCCGGCCTGCCCGCGAGTTCGGGCATGTACTCGATGAGCTGGAGCTGGAGGCCGTCGTTCTCGGCGACGTGCTCGACCATCTCGGGGACGTAGCCCGCCGTCGCCTCGAAGACGACCATGTTCAGCTTTACGGGCGTCAGCCCGGCGTCGACGGCGGCGAGGACCCCCTCGATGACGTCGTCGTATGCGCCGGACTTCGTCACCTCGCGGAACGCCTTCGGGTCGAGGGCGTCCTGCGAGACGTTGACGCGGTCGAGGCCGGCTTCGACGAGCCCCTCGGCACGCCCCGGGAGGAACGTCCCGTTGGTCGTCAGCGAGGTCTCCATCGAGTCGGGCGTACGGCGGATGATCTCCTCTAGGTCGTCGCGGAGCATCGGCTCCCCGCCGGTGAACTTCACCTTCCTGACGTCGAACTCCGCGGCCACCTCGAGGAAGCGGACGACGTCGTCGGTGGACATCTCGCCGTCCTGCGGGTCCATCGGACCGCGAGTGTCCCCGAGCCCCTCGTTGTGACAGTAGACGCAGTCGAAGTTACAGCGGTCGGTCAGCGAGACGCGGACCCCGGACACCTCACGACCGAACCCATCCACAAGCATACACGTGCCTGCCACCGCGCAGATATAAACTCGTGGGCGAGACTTCCCCGCCCGAAACCGAAGTCGGTTACCTGCCGACGGATGTCGGGGGAAACGCAACGTGCCGGGACTACCAGTCACCCCGGCTGCCCCCACGTTCACAACCCTTATCGGCCGAACGCGACGAGGGGAGATATGGACACGGACGCGATTCTCGACCGCCTCCGGACGGTCGAGGACCCCGACCTCGGGGACGACATCGTCTCGCTCGGCCTCGTCAACGGCGTCGACGTCGACGACGAGACGGTACACGTCTCGCTCGCCCTCGGCGCACCCTACTCACCCCACGAGACCGACATCGCCGAGGCGGTCCGGGACGCCCTCTCGGACCTGGACCTGGACCTCGACCTCTCGGCCGACGTCGAGACCGGCCTCTCCCCGCAAGAGCAGGTCCTCCCGGGGGTCAAGAACATCATCGCCGTCGCCTCCGGCAAGGGTGGCGTCGGCAAGAGCACCGTCGCCGTGAACCTCGCCGCCGGTCTCGCCGACCGCGGGGCACGCGTCGGTCTCTTCGACGCGGACATCTACGGGCCGAACGTCCCCCGGATGGTCGCCGCCGAGGAGCGCCCCGAGGCGACCGCTCAGGAGACCATCGTCCCGCCCGAGCGCTTCGGCGTGAAGCTGATGAGCATGGCCTTCCTCGTCGGCGAGGACGACCCCGTCATCTGGCGGGGGCCGATGGTCCACAAGATCATCACGCAACTGTGGGACGACGTGGAGTGGGGTGACCTCGACTACCTCGTCGTGGACCTCCCGCCGGGCACCGGCGACACGCAACTCACGCTCCTCCAGAGCGTCCCCCTCGCGGGCGCGGTCATCGTCACGACGCCACAGGAGGTCGCCCTCGACGACGCCCGCAAGGCCCTCCGGATGTTCGGTAAGCACGACACGCCCGTCCTCGGAATCGTCGAGAACATGTCGACGTTCCGCTGTCCCGACTGCGGCGGCGAACACGCCATCTTCGGCGAGGGCGGCGGCCGACGCTTCGCCGACGAGGTCGAGATGCCCTTCCTCGGCGAGATCCCCCTCGACCCCGCGGTCCGACAGGGGGGAGACGAGGGCACCCCGGTCGTCCTCGACGATGAGAGCGCCACCGGCGACGCCTTCCGGGAGTTCGTCGGCCGTGCCGCGAACAACGTCGGCGTCGTCCGCCGCCGTCAGCACTCCCGACGCTGATGGGAGTCGAGAAGGATCCCGACCGGGCCGCACTCCTCCGGGAGATCGCGGAGGACGTCCGCGAGGAGAGCTCCGAGAGCAAGCATGTCTCCGCGATTCTGTATCGCGTGAGCGACCTCTACGACCCCGACGAGGAGACCTCCCCCGGGGAGATCTACCTCAACGTGAAGTATATCCTCGGCATCAAGGAACAGGGCGGAATCGACCGGTAAGTCAGCGGAGACGAGTGGCCAACAGGGCGACGCCGACGAGTGCGAGGATCGGATAGACGACCGGGACGCCGCCGACGTCGTGGCCACCGCTCGCGCGGTCCGCGATACTCTGCCCGTCGTCGACGCTCGCGTTCACGTACTGGTACGGGTCGTCGCTCCACGGCGCCGCGACCGGTTCGAACGACTCGTTCCACTGCGCGGTCTCCTCACCTGCTCGCCCGACGAACCCGACCTGGTCGAGTCCACCCTCGCGCTCGTCGAAGTCGCCGGCGTACAGTCGTGCCTCTCCCGCGATGGTGGCGTCGCGAGCGTCGAGCAGTTCGACGGTGATCGTCTCTGATTCGCCGGGGGGGACTACTGCTGCATAGAAGCTCCCGTCCGTTCCGCGCGTGTGCACCATCAGTTTGGTCGGATACGTCTGGATGGACGGGTTGGCGATCGTCACGTTGACGACGGAGGACGGTTCCCCGTCGATCTGTGCGGTACCGACGCTGACGTCGGTGATGCGAGGAATCGCCACGCCGTGGGGACTCTCGGGATCGACGGTGTATTCGAAGTCGAACGTCTCGTGTGCCCCGTACGTGGAAATCGCAACCGAGTGATTGCTTCTGAGAGCGTCGAGCGACGATCGTAGCTTGATACTCTTGCTCCATGTCTCGCTGGGACGCAGCCTGGACTCGATTTCGAACTCTCTCTTGCCGTCGACAGACACGATCGAACTGGCTTCGAGGTGCCCGTCTGTCGGATTCCGGGCGTGCACTTCGAGAACGTGTGTCTCCGTGTCGAGCGTCGCGACGTACTCGATGCCGAACTCGGAGGTGAACTCCCGCTCGATGGTGCCGTCCTCGGAGGACAGTCCGCCGACGGGGGCTGCCGGCACCGCGACGAGAGTGCAGGCGACGACGAGGACGACGGCGAGACGCAGGGACTGGCGCATATGTGATTCCGACATTTGCTGTTGTAAATTTCTTTTGTTCGTGTTTTTCTTTCTAGTTCTTATCTCGTGTCGCGTCGCGAATTTCGTCTCTGGTGACGAACCCGTCACCGACGAACGCCTCTTCGAAGGACCCGAGTGTGTCACGGTGCATCTCCTCCGACGGCCCCTCGGTGTGGTACCGCACCGTGTCACCGCGAACCGTCGCCCGGGTTTCGACCACGTCGAAGTCGTTCTCGTATGCGGGGCGAACGACGACTTCCCTGTCCTCCCGGACCATCGTCCAGACACGCTCGGTCCGCTCGTCGCCGACGCGGAGGTCGGGATTGTCACTCGCCATCCGGAACGCGACCCGTTGGTCCGAGACGGTGTCGTAGTGGCGCCAGTCGTACTCGGCCTGCTGGGTCTGCTCGGTCCACTCGGCCTCGTAGGTGCGGGTGATCTCGACGTCCCACGAGACGTACTCGTGTTCGTACTCGGTGGTGTACCGTGCGGGATGAACCAGTTCACGACGCGTCCGTCCGGTCGCGTCGTGAGAACTGTGGTAGCGCGAACTCGCCCAGTAGGAGTGAGTGACGGGTTCACGGACCGTCTTCTCGTAGGTGAAGGTGTAACAGCCGAAGCTGTAGCACTGGCGGCTCTCCACCTCTCGCGTGTACGTCTCCCAGCCCGTGTACTCGTACTCCCGCTCCGTGTGGTACTCCGCGGGTTCGTCGAGGACGCGGCGCGTTCGGCCGGTGAACGCCGACCCTCGTGAGGATTTCCAGTCCGTCGTGGTGCGCTGGATGCGCCTGACGTCCCGGTCCACTCCGGCGCTTCGCCATCGCGGATTGTGCTTGAGGAACGTCCGTCGGTTCCACGACGTGGAGAACTCCCGGGAGTGGTGGACGTACTCCGCTTTCTGCGTCTGGACGTGCTTCTCGATGTCGTAACCGGTCGTCCGGAGGTGTGTCTCCTCGACCGTGAACCCGTTCGACTGTCGGAGGTTCATCTCGGCTCGACTGTCGACCTGGACTCGCGTCTCGACGGGTTTCCGTATCGCGTAGCGGACGTCGGTGATCTCGATGTTCTCGCGGACCGTCTCGTCGACCTCGGAGACGGTCACCGACGGCAGTTCGGTGCGCTCCCTAGTGTGGTCTGGCCGCGCCTCGTTGAACAGCACGAGGTCCGGTCGGACGCTCTCAGCCGCGAGTGCGCCGGCCCGAATCTGGACGGTGCCTTCGTAGTAGACCGCGTTGCTTCCACCCGGGTGATCACCGGCCGCGCGACGTTCGGGTTCGACCTCACGCCACTCGACGAGTTCCCCGGAGGGACCGTCGAGTGTCGCGCCGATCGAGATGTCCGCGGTCTCACGTCTGAATCGGACGACATCGGTGGTTATACTGATACGTACCGTCTGGTCGGGTGAGTACGTCTCACCGTCGTCGGCACTTCCATACCGGCTCTGTGGGGAGCTTTCGATTGTCTGCTCGGCAACGTCGGGGACGAACCCTACAGTAGTCTTCCAGTACTGTTTGGTGACCTGCCCCTGACCATCCTCGAGAATGAGCAAACCGTTGTCCCATCCGGACAGTCTCGCCGTTTCGTTGTCTGCCGAAATCGGATCGGCTCCGTTCTCCCAAATGAAGGTCAAGTCACTCCCGTCTGGGTCGAAGGATTCCCCCGCTTCAACTGTTATCGGCTCAGAAAAGTCGATCACCTTCTGGCCAGTTCCGTTGGGGTTCCCCACGTACCGTGTACCGTCGTTCAACATCCGGAGGCGGAGCTCCGGGGGGCTCGGGTTGACGTCGAATGCGGATACCGTCGTGCGAGATGCCCAGGTATCTCCGCCGTCATCGACGGTTGACACGCTGTACCGAACCTCGTGACCCGAAGCATTCGTGGGAGCTCTTCCCGCCCAGTACGAATGTACGATCAACTCCCCTCCAGTCTGCTCGATACGCTTTTGGGTTAGTTCCAAGGTCGTAGTCGCACTTCGGGGAGCCGCAGTAATCTCGACGTTCTCCCGCTGGACACCGTTCAAATCCACCTTCAGGACGTGATGTGCAGTGTATCGCTCGGCTGCGATTCGCCGATGGTAGGAGTCCACGGGATCGTTGACGAACTCCGCAGAAGTGATCTCGGGTGCCGTTCGGGGGACGACCGTTCGGGAGACGGTCGTCTCCTGTCCCCGGGTGTCCACGGCGCTCACCGTGAGCGTGAACGTCCGTCCGACGTCGAGGTTGTACCAGTCGAAATCGAGCGAGAGCGAGTCGCTCTGACGAGCGCCGATCCTGCTGGAGTCCCCTCTGCGCGTCTCCGTCCGAATCCCGTCTATCGAGACGGTGACCGTCTCGAGGTTGCCGAACCCGTCCTCGGAATTCGCGAGCCCCGACACAGACCCCCTGCCCGAGAGGTTCCCGAGCGAGAGGGTGGGTTTCGGGTCCGCCTCGACAGTGGTCGACCCGTCGGCGAACCGGACTACGTCGCTGGTCCCGTTTCGGTAGGTAACGACTGCGTGGAGTTCGTGGACGCCCGCGCGCCAGTCGATGGTAGTTCGTGTCCCGGTGTCGCGAGCCGAACCGTCGGCCATCCATCGAACCGTGTCGACGTTCGGGCCGCCGCCGACGAGGGCGTAGGTCCCGCGAAGCGGTTTCGACCCGGTGACCAACTGCGGTCCGCGAACCGTGGGACTCGTACCGGTCAGGTTCGTCGAGACGGGGGGTGTCGGTGTGGGAGTCGGCGTCGGCGTCGGAGTCGGTGGCGTCGACGTGGGCGTCGACCGCGTGGAGGGTCCGCGGGGGGACGAGGGAGTCGCGGTCGGCGTGGGCGTCGGGGTCGGTGTCGACGGTCGTGAGACGTCCACGTAGAGGGTGTCCGCCGCGGTCTGGCCGTCGTCGTCGGTGACGACCAGCGTGACCTCGTAGCGCCCGGTCTCGCCCGCGACGAAGCGAGTCCGAGGCTTCGACGCGTCTCGCGGTCGCTCGGTCGCTCCCGAAGGCGTCTCGATGCGCCACTCGTAGGCGACGATGGTGCCGTCGGGGTCACGCGACCCAGTCCCGTCGAGGAGGACCGTCGCCCCTCGTTCGACCTCCTGGTCCAGTCCAGCCTCCGCCAGCGGGGTGCCGTCGCCCGTGAGCGCCCCCGCAGGGAGGACGACCGACAGGACGACGAACACGACTACGATGTGTTTCATTCTCGTCGTGGCGGTGTTAATCTGATTTTCTGTTAAATAAGTTCGGAAATCAAGATAGTAAAGTTCAGACGATTATTCCGTAGCGGCGTCAACTCGGCCCCTTTGGCCGGTTCCGACGAGGTGTCGAACCGAAGCCACTCCATTTTTAACCCCACGGTCGAAAGGCTTCGGTAACCGAGCGTACGGTCGCCCCCGGGGCGTTGGGCGGCGACCGGCGGGGCCCGTCCCGGACCGCACCGCCGTGGTGTGGTCGGCCGCGGGCCACGTAGGCACCGAGCCATCAGTGAACCGACTCGCCGGTCGTACGCACGAACCACGCCCCCCGGGCGACTCCACTCGGAGTCAACACTATGGAAGTCGAAATCGCGACAATCGGCGGCTACGAAGAGGTCGGCCGGCAGATGACGGCCGTCCGTGCCGGGGATGACGTTGTCATCTTCGACATGGGTCTCAACCTCTCACAGGTACTGATTCACGACAACGTCGAGACCGAGCGGATGCACTCGCTCGACCTCATCGACATGGGTGCCATCCCGGACGACCGGGTCATGTCGGACCT
Proteins encoded:
- the moaA gene encoding GTP 3',8-cyclase MoaA — its product is MLVDGFGREVSGVRVSLTDRCNFDCVYCHNEGLGDTRGPMDPQDGEMSTDDVVRFLEVAAEFDVRKVKFTGGEPMLRDDLEEIIRRTPDSMETSLTTNGTFLPGRAEGLVEAGLDRVNVSQDALDPKAFREVTKSGAYDDVIEGVLAAVDAGLTPVKLNMVVFEATAGYVPEMVEHVAENDGLQLQLIEYMPELAGRPEWAVDIERVHGWLEEQADRVEFRDMHDRRRYWIDGGMVEVVDPVGNEDFCANCHRVRVTHEGYLKGCLNRNDDLRTMGEMTRGEIREAFREVVHNRVPYYGEYMVRDGDGDWVVNEEYIGA
- a CDS encoding Mrp/NBP35 family ATP-binding protein — its product is MDTDAILDRLRTVEDPDLGDDIVSLGLVNGVDVDDETVHVSLALGAPYSPHETDIAEAVRDALSDLDLDLDLSADVETGLSPQEQVLPGVKNIIAVASGKGGVGKSTVAVNLAAGLADRGARVGLFDADIYGPNVPRMVAAEERPEATAQETIVPPERFGVKLMSMAFLVGEDDPVIWRGPMVHKIITQLWDDVEWGDLDYLVVDLPPGTGDTQLTLLQSVPLAGAVIVTTPQEVALDDARKALRMFGKHDTPVLGIVENMSTFRCPDCGGEHAIFGEGGGRRFADEVEMPFLGEIPLDPAVRQGGDEGTPVVLDDESATGDAFREFVGRAANNVGVVRRRQHSRR
- a CDS encoding PKD domain-containing protein, which codes for MKHIVVVFVVLSVVLPAGALTGDGTPLAEAGLDQEVERGATVLLDGTGSRDPDGTIVAYEWRIETPSGATERPRDASKPRTRFVAGETGRYEVTLVVTDDDGQTAADTLYVDVSRPSTPTPTPTPTATPSSPRGPSTRSTPTSTPPTPTPTPTPTPTPPVSTNLTGTSPTVRGPQLVTGSKPLRGTYALVGGGPNVDTVRWMADGSARDTGTRTTIDWRAGVHELHAVVTYRNGTSDVVRFADGSTTVEADPKPTLSLGNLSGRGSVSGLANSEDGFGNLETVTVSIDGIRTETRRGDSSRIGARQSDSLSLDFDWYNLDVGRTFTLTVSAVDTRGQETTVSRTVVPRTAPEITSAEFVNDPVDSYHRRIAAERYTAHHVLKVDLNGVQRENVEITAAPRSATTTLELTQKRIEQTGGELIVHSYWAGRAPTNASGHEVRYSVSTVDDGGDTWASRTTVSAFDVNPSPPELRLRMLNDGTRYVGNPNGTGQKVIDFSEPITVEAGESFDPDGSDLTFIWENGADPISADNETARLSGWDNGLLILEDGQGQVTKQYWKTTVGFVPDVAEQTIESSPQSRYGSADDGETYSPDQTVRISITTDVVRFRRETADISIGATLDGPSGELVEWREVEPERRAAGDHPGGSNAVYYEGTVQIRAGALAAESVRPDLVLFNEARPDHTRERTELPSVTVSEVDETVRENIEITDVRYAIRKPVETRVQVDSRAEMNLRQSNGFTVEETHLRTTGYDIEKHVQTQKAEYVHHSREFSTSWNRRTFLKHNPRWRSAGVDRDVRRIQRTTTDWKSSRGSAFTGRTRRVLDEPAEYHTEREYEYTGWETYTREVESRQCYSFGCYTFTYEKTVREPVTHSYWASSRYHSSHDATGRTRRELVHPARYTTEYEHEYVSWDVEITRTYEAEWTEQTQQAEYDWRHYDTVSDQRVAFRMASDNPDLRVGDERTERVWTMVREDREVVVRPAYENDFDVVETRATVRGDTVRYHTEGPSEEMHRDTLGSFEEAFVGDGFVTRDEIRDATRDKN